One Lottiidibacillus patelloidae DNA segment encodes these proteins:
- the polX gene encoding DNA polymerase/3'-5' exonuclease PolX — MTMNKKDIIKTLELIAFYLEIKGENPFKTSAYRKAAAALEGDLRSISEIEDVAKISGIGKGTAGVINELIETGKTEVLETLKEEVPEGLLQLKKLPGLGGKKIAKLYKELNITDIASLKEACEQEKVQKLAGFGAKTEEKILEGLASLGIRPERLPLSFVLPIAIEIEAKLKTMDEVVKFSRAGSLRRMRETVKDLDFIIASEKPAVVKEQLLTLPHIKNVIASGDTKVSVELEYDYDISVDFRIVKPVEFVTTLHHFTGSKDHNVKLRQIAKQRGEKISEYGVENVETGEVLTFESEAQFFNHFNLPYIPPEARESGKETELEERMNDIISLTDIQGDLHMHSTWSDGAHTIEEMVERARSKGYKFVAITDHSQFLRVANGLTVERLLEQRKEIERVREKFSDITILAGIEMDILPDGTLDYEDEILEELDFVIASIHSSFSQNQETIMKRLETALRNPHVDLIAHPTGRIIGRRDGYDVDLNKLIQLAKETNTALELNANPNRLDLATEWLMKAEEAGVILAINTDAHHLDMLEDMEIGVSYAKKALLSKSSVMNTWDEEKLLSFLKRND, encoded by the coding sequence ATTACGATGAATAAAAAAGATATTATTAAAACGTTAGAGCTTATTGCTTTTTACTTAGAGATTAAAGGGGAAAATCCGTTTAAAACATCAGCATATAGAAAAGCCGCAGCTGCACTTGAAGGGGACTTAAGAAGCATATCTGAAATTGAAGATGTAGCTAAAATAAGTGGAATTGGAAAAGGAACAGCTGGAGTAATTAATGAGCTGATTGAAACAGGGAAAACAGAAGTACTAGAGACTTTAAAGGAAGAAGTTCCGGAAGGTCTTTTACAATTGAAAAAACTTCCTGGGCTTGGCGGTAAAAAAATTGCAAAGCTATATAAAGAATTAAACATAACTGATATAGCTTCATTGAAAGAAGCTTGTGAGCAAGAAAAAGTGCAAAAGCTAGCAGGGTTTGGTGCAAAAACGGAAGAGAAAATTCTTGAAGGATTAGCATCTTTAGGAATAAGACCAGAACGCTTACCACTTTCATTCGTTTTGCCGATTGCAATAGAAATTGAAGCGAAACTGAAAACAATGGATGAAGTTGTGAAATTTTCACGTGCAGGAAGCCTTCGCAGAATGCGAGAAACTGTGAAAGATTTAGACTTTATTATCGCTTCTGAAAAACCAGCAGTAGTGAAAGAACAATTATTAACATTGCCACATATCAAAAATGTCATCGCAAGTGGGGATACGAAAGTTTCGGTTGAATTGGAATACGATTATGACATTTCAGTAGATTTTCGAATTGTTAAGCCGGTGGAGTTTGTCACGACTTTACACCACTTTACAGGTAGTAAAGATCACAATGTAAAACTTAGACAAATAGCTAAACAACGTGGAGAAAAGATTAGTGAGTACGGCGTTGAAAATGTTGAAACAGGTGAAGTATTAACATTTGAAAGTGAAGCGCAATTTTTTAACCACTTTAATTTACCATACATTCCGCCAGAAGCTAGAGAAAGTGGCAAAGAAACGGAATTAGAAGAGCGGATGAACGATATCATATCCCTTACTGATATACAAGGTGATTTACATATGCACTCGACTTGGAGCGACGGTGCACATACGATTGAAGAAATGGTGGAACGTGCTAGAAGTAAAGGCTATAAATTTGTGGCAATTACCGATCATTCACAGTTTTTACGTGTTGCTAATGGTCTGACTGTAGAACGTTTGCTTGAGCAACGAAAAGAGATTGAGCGTGTCCGCGAAAAGTTCAGTGACATAACGATTTTAGCTGGCATAGAGATGGATATTTTACCAGATGGCACACTCGATTATGAAGATGAAATACTTGAGGAGTTGGACTTTGTTATTGCCTCTATACATTCATCTTTTTCACAAAATCAAGAAACGATTATGAAACGACTTGAAACTGCATTACGCAACCCACACGTAGATTTAATTGCACACCCGACTGGTCGAATTATAGGTCGAAGAGATGGCTATGACGTAGATTTAAATAAACTAATACAATTGGCTAAAGAAACGAACACTGCGCTTGAATTAAATGCGAATCCGAATCGTTTAGATTTGGCGACAGAATGGCTAATGAAAGCTGAAGAGGCTGGAGTTATTTTAGCAATTAATACAGATGCCCATCATCTCGATATGTTAGAAGATATGGAAATTGGCGTAAGTTACGCGAAGAAGGCTCTTCTATCAAAGAGTTCTGTTATGAATACATGGGATGAAGAGAAATTACTATCATTTTTAAAGAGAAATGATTGA
- a CDS encoding CvpA family protein has protein sequence MLDLILFITLIAGFFIGLRRGLILQVVHLTGFIIAFIVAYFNYESLAGKIDLLVPYPQFSTTGQISMLLESFNLEEVYYNGIAFAGLFFGTKIVLQIIASMLDFLADLPLLNQVNRSLGGVLGFVEVYLIVFFVLYVGALLPIEMVQNQLTGSAIAGFIVEHTPIFSDQIKELWVEHMDHFKK, from the coding sequence ATGCTTGATTTAATTTTATTTATTACCTTAATTGCAGGATTTTTTATTGGGTTACGTAGAGGACTAATTTTACAAGTTGTTCATTTAACAGGTTTTATTATTGCATTTATCGTCGCTTATTTTAATTACGAGAGTTTAGCAGGGAAAATAGATTTACTTGTACCTTATCCACAGTTTTCAACAACTGGCCAAATTAGTATGTTACTAGAATCATTTAATTTAGAAGAAGTTTATTATAATGGTATTGCTTTTGCTGGGTTATTTTTCGGTACAAAAATCGTCTTGCAAATCATAGCTTCCATGCTAGACTTTTTAGCAGATTTACCACTGTTAAACCAAGTTAATCGCTCTTTAGGTGGCGTACTTGGATTTGTGGAAGTTTACTTAATTGTCTTTTTTGTTCTTTATGTTGGGGCATTATTACCAATAGAAATGGTTCAAAATCAATTGACAGGGTCAGCAATTGCTGGATTTATTGTCGAGCATACACCTATTTTTTCTGATCAAATTAAAGAACTATGGGTCGAGCATATGGACCACTTTAAAAAGTAA
- the zapA gene encoding cell division protein ZapA, whose protein sequence is MDSKDEKKRTVVDIYGHQYTIVGSENSYHVKAVAELVDSKMRSIQTKNTYIDTKTLAVLTAVNIANDYLKLKDEYERLQQKNSEKERENYA, encoded by the coding sequence ATGGATAGTAAAGACGAAAAAAAGCGTACCGTCGTTGATATATACGGTCATCAATATACAATTGTTGGCAGTGAAAATAGCTATCACGTTAAGGCGGTTGCAGAGCTAGTCGATTCAAAAATGCGTTCCATCCAAACGAAAAACACCTACATAGATACGAAGACATTAGCTGTCTTAACAGCGGTAAACATCGCAAATGATTATCTGAAACTAAAAGATGAATATGAGCGACTTCAACAGAAAAATAGTGAAAAGGAAAGAGAAAACTATGCTTGA